The Halorhabdus sp. BNX81 genome includes a region encoding these proteins:
- a CDS encoding 30S ribosomal protein S9 codes for MVTNTSGKKKTAVARATVSDGDGRIRIDSRPVELVDPELAKLKMLEPFRIAEDELRENVDIEISVEGGGVMGQADAARTAIARGLVQHTNDAELRDAYMAFDRSLLVNDVRQSEPKKWGGPGARARYQKSYR; via the coding sequence ATGGTAACGAACACGTCAGGCAAGAAGAAGACGGCAGTCGCCCGCGCGACAGTGTCGGACGGCGACGGGCGGATTCGGATCGATTCCCGCCCGGTCGAACTCGTCGACCCGGAACTGGCGAAGCTCAAGATGCTCGAACCGTTCCGCATCGCGGAGGACGAACTCCGCGAGAACGTCGATATCGAAATTTCCGTCGAGGGTGGCGGCGTCATGGGGCAGGCAGACGCCGCCCGGACGGCCATCGCCCGTGGACTCGTCCAGCATACCAACGACGCGGAACTCCGGGACGCCTACATGGCGTTCGATCGCTCGCTTTTGGTCAACGACGTGCGCCAGAGCGAGCCCAAGAAGTGGGGCGGTCCGGGTGCCCGCGCCCGATACCAAAAATCTTACCGCTGA
- a CDS encoding DNA-directed RNA polymerase subunit D, translating to MAEYDVTFIERGDTEARFLVRGVTPAFANGVRRAMIADVPTFSIDTVRVIENSSVMFDEQIGLRLGLVPLTTPVGEFEIGDEVTLALDVEGPDTAYSGDLVANDEMVGPAEPDVPIIELKDDQRLELEADAVLDTGREHAKHQGGVAVSYRHLQRVEPQGEREEFADDDAEIVRGVIEDDGDLIPTEEFDHDLTNRYPDTQVEIEDVTDAFVFHVETDGSFDVDTLVKEGVGTLRRRAEELTETIQL from the coding sequence ATGGCCGAATACGACGTCACGTTCATCGAGCGCGGGGACACTGAGGCCCGGTTTCTCGTCCGGGGAGTGACACCTGCGTTCGCGAACGGCGTCCGCCGGGCGATGATCGCTGACGTGCCGACCTTCAGCATCGACACCGTCCGCGTCATCGAGAACTCCAGCGTGATGTTCGACGAGCAGATCGGGCTCCGACTCGGGCTGGTGCCGCTGACGACGCCGGTGGGCGAGTTCGAGATCGGTGACGAAGTCACGCTGGCGCTGGACGTCGAAGGCCCGGATACGGCCTATTCGGGCGACCTGGTGGCCAACGACGAGATGGTTGGACCAGCCGAACCCGACGTCCCGATCATCGAACTCAAGGACGATCAGCGACTGGAACTCGAAGCCGATGCGGTCCTCGATACGGGACGGGAACACGCCAAACACCAGGGCGGCGTGGCCGTCTCCTACCGGCACCTCCAGCGCGTCGAACCACAGGGAGAGCGCGAGGAGTTCGCCGACGACGACGCGGAGATCGTCCGCGGCGTCATCGAGGACGACGGCGACCTGATCCCGACGGAGGAGTTCGATCACGATCTGACGAACCGATACCCCGACACGCAGGTCGAGATCGAAGACGTGACCGATGCCTTCGTCTTCCACGTCGAGACCGACGGTTCATTCGACGTGGACACGCTGGTAAAGGAGGGCGTCGGCACGTTGCGGCGGCGAGCCGAGGAACTGACCGAAACCATCCAGCTATAA
- a CDS encoding 30S ribosomal protein S11, translating into MSGEQSKWGIAHVHASFNNTVITITDQTGAETLAKSSGGTVVKQNRDEASPYAAMQMAETVAEDVIQQGVEGVHVRVRGPGGNQQQNPGPGAQATIRALARAGLEIGRIEDVTPIPHDGTRSPKSSGF; encoded by the coding sequence ATGTCCGGAGAGCAATCCAAGTGGGGCATCGCCCACGTGCACGCATCGTTCAACAACACGGTCATCACGATCACCGACCAGACCGGTGCCGAGACTCTCGCAAAGAGTTCCGGCGGAACGGTCGTCAAGCAGAACCGGGACGAGGCCTCGCCGTACGCCGCGATGCAGATGGCCGAGACCGTCGCCGAGGACGTCATCCAGCAGGGCGTCGAAGGCGTTCACGTCCGCGTGCGTGGCCCCGGTGGGAATCAGCAGCAGAATCCCGGACCGGGCGCGCAGGCGACCATCCGGGCGCTGGCGCGAGCCGGCCTCGAAATCGGTCGTATCGAGGACGTCACTCCGATCCCACACGACGGCACCCGCAGCCCAAAATCCAGCGGATTCTAA
- the eno gene encoding phosphopyruvate hydratase, which produces MTLITNVTLRRVLDSRGNPTVEADVTTESGGFGRAAAPSGASTGEHEAIELPPSEAIANARDLAVPRLEGEVYAGDQRSVDAALHAADGTDNFSEIGANSAVAISMAAAKAGADVLGAPLYQHLGGTFRGDQFPTPLGNVVGGGEHAEEATNIQEFLSAPVGAPSVTEAIFANAEVHAEISSILEERGVPVNKGDEGAWAPPIGDDEAFEVVAEATDRISDERGFEISFGLDMAAAEMYDGEEYVYEGEPNRSTQEQIDYVVEMVEEYDLAYVEDPLDENDFEAFAELTERVGDQTLICGDDLYVTNVERLQEGIDLGSSNSILIKPNQIGTLTDAVDAIELGSKNGIESVVSHRSGETEDTTIAHLAVGAAAPYIKTGTVAGERTAKLNELIRIEENA; this is translated from the coding sequence ATGACGCTAATCACGAACGTAACACTCCGACGCGTACTGGACTCACGAGGAAACCCGACTGTCGAAGCCGACGTCACCACCGAGAGTGGTGGGTTCGGCCGTGCCGCCGCACCGAGTGGCGCGAGCACGGGCGAACACGAAGCGATCGAACTCCCGCCGAGCGAGGCGATCGCGAACGCCCGCGACCTGGCCGTCCCGCGACTCGAGGGCGAGGTCTACGCCGGCGACCAGCGCTCCGTCGACGCGGCACTGCACGCCGCCGACGGGACCGACAACTTCTCGGAAATCGGTGCCAACTCCGCGGTCGCCATTTCGATGGCCGCCGCGAAAGCTGGCGCTGACGTCCTGGGTGCCCCGCTGTATCAGCACCTCGGCGGCACCTTCCGCGGCGATCAGTTCCCGACCCCGCTGGGCAACGTCGTCGGCGGCGGCGAGCACGCCGAAGAGGCGACCAACATCCAGGAGTTCCTCTCGGCACCCGTCGGCGCGCCGAGCGTGACGGAGGCCATCTTCGCCAACGCCGAGGTCCACGCCGAGATCAGTTCGATCCTCGAGGAGCGCGGCGTGCCCGTCAACAAGGGCGACGAGGGCGCGTGGGCCCCGCCGATCGGTGACGACGAGGCCTTCGAGGTCGTCGCCGAGGCGACCGACCGCATCAGCGACGAGCGCGGCTTCGAGATCAGCTTCGGGCTGGACATGGCCGCCGCCGAGATGTACGACGGCGAGGAGTACGTCTACGAGGGCGAACCCAACCGCTCGACCCAAGAGCAGATCGACTACGTCGTCGAGATGGTCGAGGAGTACGACCTCGCGTACGTCGAGGATCCCCTCGACGAGAACGACTTCGAGGCCTTCGCCGAACTGACCGAACGCGTCGGCGATCAGACGCTCATCTGTGGCGACGACCTCTACGTGACCAACGTCGAGCGCCTCCAGGAAGGGATCGACCTGGGCTCGTCGAACTCCATCCTCATCAAGCCCAACCAGATCGGCACGCTGACCGACGCGGTCGACGCGATCGAACTCGGCTCGAAGAACGGCATCGAGTCGGTCGTCTCCCACCGCTCGGGTGAGACCGAGGATACGACGATTGCCCATCTGGCCGTCGGCGCGGCCGCCCCCTACATCAAGACGGGGACGGTGGCCGGCGAGCGGACGGCCAAGCTGAACGAACTCATCAGGATCGAAGAGAACGCATGA
- a CDS encoding 50S ribosomal protein L18e: MSKTNPRLRSLIADLKSVARDGGGDVWSDVAERLEKPRRTHAEVNLGRIERYAQEDETVVVPGKVLGSGVLQKDVTVAAVDFSSTAERKIDQVGETLRVEQALEDNPDGSNVRVIR, from the coding sequence ATGAGTAAAACAAATCCGAGACTGCGTAGTCTCATTGCCGACTTGAAGTCGGTCGCCCGCGACGGCGGCGGTGACGTCTGGAGCGACGTCGCCGAGCGCTTAGAGAAACCCCGACGGACCCACGCGGAGGTCAACCTGGGTCGCATCGAGCGATACGCCCAGGAGGACGAAACCGTGGTCGTTCCCGGGAAGGTTCTCGGCAGCGGCGTCCTGCAGAAGGACGTTACCGTCGCCGCCGTCGACTTTTCGTCGACGGCCGAGCGGAAGATCGACCAGGTCGGCGAGACACTGAGAGTCGAACAGGCACTCGAAGACAATCCGGACGGTTCGAACGTACGGGTGATCCGATGA
- a CDS encoding 50S ribosomal protein L13 gives MSIATIDADVVVDARDCIMGRVASQVAERALDGETVAVVNAERAVITGSDEDVYETYKTRTDLTSDRGPAYPTRPDGIFKRSIRGMLPYKKPRGREAFENVRVYLGNPYEGSQDRNGDPVETEVLEGTSLDRLSNIKFVQLGELAEDLGANVTW, from the coding sequence ATGAGTATCGCAACCATCGACGCGGACGTCGTCGTCGATGCCCGCGATTGTATCATGGGTCGCGTCGCGAGCCAGGTGGCCGAGCGCGCACTCGACGGTGAGACGGTCGCCGTCGTCAACGCCGAGCGAGCGGTCATCACCGGCAGCGACGAGGATGTCTACGAGACGTACAAGACCCGGACCGATCTTACCTCCGACCGTGGGCCAGCCTATCCCACGCGCCCGGACGGCATCTTCAAGCGGTCTATTCGCGGGATGCTTCCCTACAAGAAGCCCCGCGGTCGCGAGGCCTTCGAGAACGTCCGTGTGTACCTGGGCAACCCCTACGAGGGGAGCCAGGACAGAAACGGCGACCCAGTCGAGACGGAGGTCCTCGAGGGCACGTCACTGGATCGGCTGTCGAACATCAAGTTCGTCCAGCTGGGCGAACTGGCAGAAGACCTCGGAGCGAACGTAACATGGTAA
- a CDS encoding molybdopterin-dependent oxidoreductase yields the protein MARDTTGEFAWTAGATAWVVATLVARPLVGSDPLLVAAQAIIETAPGWLATWAIETFGVAARTVLVAGVATGLVITAGTLGAIGDRVTLRRARRSQVLWLTTTGVVIGTAVGFYLAAGGVSFRWLLATVIALTGPGIVWWIYAGVHEPIGRRQALGRIGGGVGALVAGGAIARILGQPPAADGPQPGEPFDAAEKTEVGTTTPTPRQATGEETIERQRSTDGVVVSVANDERDFTFDFEGMPPRRHTAEEHFVVDKNITAPNVAAEGWSLSIRGAVDSEKDIAYETLLDHPDRREMTVTTLCISNTVGGDLIGTTDWIGIPVRMLLADAGITDDAVDVVTHARDGYSEAIPWSVVRDRDDIILAIGMDGKTLPAEHGFPARLLVPGRYGMKSTKWITEIELADSDHTAYWDQRGWDEEAVVNTLSYVRAIQRRNERIAVGGIAYAGTRGVERVEVSLDGGQTWNEAALEDPISPHARRRWQLVVERPDTGPLDVIVRATDGAGNRQTSKRAPPHPSGSAGWHSITVSL from the coding sequence ATGGCACGGGACACGACAGGCGAGTTCGCGTGGACTGCCGGAGCCACCGCATGGGTGGTAGCGACACTGGTGGCACGGCCGCTTGTTGGCTCGGACCCGCTGCTCGTCGCCGCCCAGGCGATCATCGAGACGGCCCCGGGCTGGCTCGCGACGTGGGCGATCGAAACCTTCGGAGTGGCTGCCCGGACAGTACTCGTCGCTGGTGTCGCAACCGGACTCGTCATCACCGCGGGCACACTCGGCGCGATCGGCGACCGAGTGACGCTTCGGCGAGCACGACGGAGCCAGGTCCTGTGGCTCACCACGACCGGCGTGGTGATCGGGACCGCTGTCGGCTTCTATTTGGCAGCGGGCGGCGTCTCGTTCCGATGGCTGCTTGCCACGGTCATCGCGCTCACGGGCCCGGGTATCGTCTGGTGGATATACGCTGGAGTGCACGAGCCGATCGGGCGACGACAGGCGCTGGGCCGGATCGGCGGCGGGGTCGGCGCGTTGGTCGCGGGCGGCGCGATCGCCCGGATACTGGGGCAGCCACCGGCTGCAGACGGTCCACAGCCGGGTGAGCCATTCGACGCCGCGGAGAAAACGGAAGTCGGGACGACCACGCCGACTCCAAGACAGGCGACCGGTGAGGAAACCATCGAACGCCAGCGATCGACCGACGGTGTCGTCGTGTCGGTTGCGAACGACGAGCGGGACTTCACGTTCGATTTCGAGGGGATGCCACCACGGAGACACACGGCCGAGGAGCACTTCGTGGTCGATAAGAACATTACCGCACCGAACGTCGCGGCCGAGGGGTGGTCGCTGTCAATCAGGGGGGCCGTCGATAGCGAGAAGGACATCGCCTACGAGACGCTGCTGGATCATCCCGACCGGCGGGAGATGACGGTCACGACACTCTGTATTTCGAATACGGTTGGCGGAGACCTGATCGGGACCACCGATTGGATTGGAATTCCGGTCCGGATGCTACTTGCGGACGCGGGCATCACTGACGACGCGGTCGACGTCGTCACACACGCCAGAGACGGCTACTCCGAGGCGATCCCGTGGTCGGTCGTGCGTGATCGTGACGACATCATCCTGGCGATCGGCATGGACGGCAAGACGCTGCCGGCCGAACACGGCTTTCCGGCGCGGTTGCTCGTCCCGGGCCGATATGGGATGAAGTCGACGAAGTGGATCACGGAGATCGAACTCGCGGACAGCGACCACACCGCATACTGGGATCAGCGTGGGTGGGACGAGGAGGCGGTCGTCAACACGCTATCGTACGTCCGCGCGATCCAGCGACGCAACGAGCGAATCGCGGTCGGCGGCATCGCCTACGCCGGCACGCGTGGGGTCGAACGGGTGGAGGTGAGTCTCGACGGCGGCCAGACCTGGAACGAGGCGGCTCTCGAAGACCCTATTTCACCACACGCCAGGCGACGGTGGCAACTGGTGGTCGAGCGGCCGGACACGGGACCACTCGACGTGATCGTGCGGGCGACAGACGGTGCTGGGAACCGCCAGACCAGCAAGAGAGCGCCGCCCCACCCCAGCGGCTCGGCCGGGTGGCATTCGATCACCGTGTCGCTGTGA
- the rpsB gene encoding 30S ribosomal protein S2 yields MSDDDADIEADETEAASEPAGEAGAVAEESAPEADGEEPSGDDEVGEQDDAGTDDAAEESPAQLDENVMPDEQSEADLLIPVDDYLSAGAHIGTQQKTSDMDRFIHRVRTDGLYVLDVSMTDQRIRTAADFLANYEPEQILVASSRQYGRFPAEKFADAVGARARTGRFIPGTLTNPDYDGYIEPDVVVVTDPIGDAQAVKEAITVGIPVIAMCDSNNTTGNVDLVVPTNNKGRKALSVVYWLLANETLDRRGAEPAYSLADFESDL; encoded by the coding sequence ATGAGCGACGACGACGCTGACATCGAAGCAGACGAGACCGAGGCCGCCTCGGAACCCGCCGGTGAGGCCGGCGCGGTGGCCGAGGAAAGCGCGCCCGAGGCGGACGGCGAAGAGCCGTCGGGCGACGACGAGGTTGGGGAACAGGACGACGCTGGCACGGACGATGCGGCCGAAGAGAGTCCGGCCCAGCTCGACGAGAACGTCATGCCGGATGAGCAGTCGGAGGCGGACCTGCTGATTCCGGTCGACGATTACCTCTCGGCCGGCGCCCACATCGGGACCCAGCAGAAGACCAGCGACATGGACCGGTTCATCCACCGCGTCCGGACTGACGGGCTGTACGTGCTCGACGTGAGCATGACCGACCAGCGCATCCGCACCGCCGCGGATTTCCTGGCCAACTACGAGCCCGAGCAGATCCTGGTCGCCTCCTCCCGGCAGTACGGCCGCTTCCCGGCCGAGAAGTTCGCCGACGCCGTCGGCGCTCGCGCCCGGACCGGCCGGTTCATCCCGGGGACGCTCACCAACCCGGATTACGACGGCTACATCGAGCCGGATGTCGTGGTCGTGACCGACCCGATCGGCGACGCCCAGGCCGTCAAGGAGGCCATCACGGTCGGCATCCCGGTCATCGCGATGTGTGACTCCAACAACACGACCGGGAACGTCGATCTGGTCGTCCCGACCAACAACAAGGGTCGAAAGGCACTGAGCGTCGTCTACTGGCTGCTCGCCAACGAGACGCTCGACCGCCGCGGTGCGGAACCGGCCTACTCGCTCGCCGACTTCGAGAGCGACCTGTAG
- a CDS encoding DNA-directed RNA polymerase subunit N, with amino-acid sequence MMIPVRCFTCGTVIGSEWEEFKERAREGEENPEAVLDELGVDRHCCRRMLVSHEDLVDVVSPYQ; translated from the coding sequence ATGATGATACCGGTCCGATGTTTCACCTGTGGCACTGTGATCGGCAGCGAGTGGGAGGAATTCAAAGAACGGGCCCGCGAGGGCGAGGAGAATCCCGAGGCAGTGCTCGACGAACTCGGCGTCGACCGACACTGCTGTCGCCGGATGCTCGTCTCCCACGAGGACCTGGTCGATGTCGTTTCCCCCTACCAATAA
- a CDS encoding 30S ribosomal protein S4 produces the protein MALGSNTKFYETPNHPFQGERIADEQSLIGQYGLKNKEELWRAQSELRSYRREARKLLGGGGTAEESEEFIARLKRYGILDEGDALDDILSLDVTDVLERRLQTVAYRKGLANTAEQARQFITHGHITVDGERVSIPSKTIAVEEEGAIEFDENSPLADELHPERAEER, from the coding sequence ATGGCACTCGGTTCAAACACCAAGTTCTACGAGACGCCCAACCACCCCTTCCAGGGCGAACGGATCGCCGACGAGCAGAGCCTCATCGGCCAGTACGGCCTCAAGAACAAGGAGGAGCTCTGGCGCGCACAATCCGAGCTTCGTTCCTACCGGCGTGAGGCCCGGAAGCTGCTGGGTGGCGGTGGCACAGCAGAGGAAAGCGAGGAGTTCATCGCACGACTCAAGCGCTATGGCATCCTCGACGAGGGGGACGCACTTGACGACATCCTTTCGCTGGATGTGACCGACGTTCTGGAGCGCCGTCTCCAGACGGTTGCCTACCGGAAAGGACTGGCAAACACGGCCGAGCAGGCTCGCCAGTTCATCACCCACGGCCACATCACCGTCGACGGTGAGCGTGTCTCGATCCCCTCGAAGACGATCGCCGTCGAGGAAGAGGGGGCCATCGAGTTCGACGAGAACAGCCCGCTCGCCGACGAACTTCATCCCGAGCGCGCGGAGGAACGATAA
- a CDS encoding DNA-directed RNA polymerase subunit K gives MPNEQYNRYEKARILGARALQVAYGAPVLIDTDQTQPILIAAEEYDAGVLPFTVNRGN, from the coding sequence ATGCCGAACGAACAATACAACCGCTACGAAAAGGCCCGGATTCTCGGTGCCAGAGCGCTGCAGGTGGCATACGGAGCACCGGTACTGATCGACACCGATCAGACCCAGCCGATCCTCATCGCGGCCGAGGAGTACGACGCTGGTGTCCTGCCGTTTACGGTCAATCGAGGTAACTAA
- a CDS encoding GNAT family N-acetyltransferase has product MEYSLLGWPSDGPTLSLDHEHFAYAGKFVIPRTGKAVAREDGVVVAAAAFDADRTDDDCLRIRYVTVRDDRRDEGIGSRLLRFVVDRAHDRGYDEVKAGVNNPLAYEAFYRAGLAYTGETTGLAELVCSTASTRTRERYQAGLGAFRERDLTDSLRSFLDACEDCDPPPVVDSPAES; this is encoded by the coding sequence GTGGAGTACTCTCTACTCGGCTGGCCTTCCGACGGACCGACGCTATCTCTCGATCATGAGCACTTCGCCTATGCCGGGAAGTTCGTCATCCCGCGTACCGGCAAGGCTGTCGCGCGGGAGGACGGTGTCGTCGTCGCGGCGGCGGCGTTCGACGCCGATCGAACCGACGACGACTGTCTCCGCATCCGGTATGTGACTGTTCGCGACGACCGACGTGACGAGGGGATCGGATCGCGATTGCTTCGATTCGTCGTCGATCGGGCCCACGACCGGGGCTACGACGAAGTGAAAGCCGGGGTCAACAACCCGCTCGCCTACGAGGCCTTCTACCGGGCTGGGCTGGCTTACACCGGCGAAACCACCGGCCTTGCCGAACTCGTCTGTAGCACTGCCTCGACTCGAACGCGCGAGCGCTACCAGGCCGGTCTTGGGGCGTTTCGCGAGCGCGATCTGACTGATTCTCTGCGCTCATTCCTCGATGCTTGCGAGGATTGCGATCCGCCGCCGGTCGTCGATAGCCCGGCCGAGTCCTGA
- a CDS encoding DUF3054 domain-containing protein, translating to MGAVTSMLRKRVDLSATTAILAAGDLVAIAAFVLIGAVYGHGESVSNVGRHVGTFLPFLIGWLLATLLGSLYTTDARRSILRAVSWTIPAWITAALIGQVLRASSLFHGSFSPIFLLISILVGLALLVPWRAAVAYWLGGGTLT from the coding sequence ATGGGTGCTGTGACCTCCATGCTCCGAAAGCGGGTCGACCTGTCGGCCACGACAGCGATCCTGGCCGCGGGTGACCTGGTCGCGATCGCCGCATTCGTGCTTATCGGCGCGGTATACGGCCACGGCGAATCAGTCTCGAACGTCGGGAGACACGTCGGAACCTTCCTCCCCTTTCTGATCGGCTGGCTGCTCGCGACACTGCTGGGAAGCCTCTATACCACCGACGCACGGCGGTCGATTCTACGGGCGGTCTCCTGGACGATTCCGGCCTGGATCACCGCAGCACTGATCGGCCAGGTACTCCGCGCATCGTCGCTGTTTCACGGCTCGTTCTCGCCGATCTTTCTGCTTATCTCCATACTGGTTGGACTGGCGCTGTTGGTCCCCTGGCGGGCGGCCGTCGCCTACTGGCTCGGCGGCGGCACGCTGACCTGA
- the fen gene encoding flap endonuclease-1 — translation MGNADLRDIAVIEDVSFDELDGSVVAVDAHNWLYRYLTTTVKWTNDEVYTTDDGTEVANLVGVVQGLPKFFEADVTPVFVFDGAVTDLKDDEVKRRREQREQYEDELAQARKEDDPVKVARLESRTQRLTDVIVETTRELLALLDVPVVDAPAEGEGQAAYMARKGDVGYVGTEDYDALLFGAPYTLRQLTSSGDPELMDFEATLDEHGLSWEQLVDVALLCGTDFNEGVRGYGPKTAVKAVREYGDLWGVSENEDVYVENADRIRELFLDPAVTDEYSIETAIEPDLAAAREFVTDQWEVDADEVARGFERIESSVVQTGLEDWT, via the coding sequence ATGGGAAACGCTGATCTCCGGGACATCGCCGTCATCGAGGACGTTAGCTTCGACGAACTCGACGGCTCGGTCGTTGCTGTCGACGCGCACAACTGGCTGTATCGCTACCTCACGACGACGGTCAAGTGGACGAACGATGAGGTATATACCACTGACGACGGCACGGAGGTGGCAAACCTGGTCGGCGTCGTCCAGGGTCTGCCGAAGTTCTTCGAGGCCGACGTCACGCCCGTGTTCGTCTTTGACGGTGCGGTTACCGACCTCAAAGACGACGAAGTAAAGCGCCGACGCGAACAGCGCGAGCAATACGAGGACGAACTGGCGCAAGCCCGCAAGGAGGACGACCCCGTCAAGGTTGCTCGCCTCGAATCCCGTACCCAGCGCCTGACTGACGTCATCGTAGAGACCACCCGGGAACTCCTCGCGCTGCTCGACGTCCCGGTCGTTGACGCCCCGGCGGAGGGCGAGGGCCAGGCTGCCTACATGGCCAGAAAGGGTGACGTCGGATACGTCGGTACCGAGGACTATGATGCCTTGCTCTTTGGCGCGCCGTACACGCTCCGGCAACTCACCAGTTCGGGCGACCCCGAACTGATGGACTTCGAGGCGACGCTTGACGAACACGGCCTCTCCTGGGAGCAACTCGTTGACGTCGCCCTGCTCTGTGGGACGGATTTCAACGAGGGCGTCCGTGGGTACGGCCCCAAAACGGCGGTGAAAGCCGTCCGCGAGTACGGCGATCTCTGGGGCGTCAGCGAGAACGAGGATGTCTACGTCGAGAATGCCGATCGGATCCGCGAGCTGTTTCTCGACCCGGCGGTCACTGACGAGTATTCCATCGAGACGGCGATCGAACCCGATCTGGCAGCCGCCCGTGAGTTCGTCACTGACCAATGGGAGGTCGACGCCGACGAAGTTGCCCGCGGGTTCGAACGGATCGAATCCTCCGTGGTCCAGACCGGGCTCGAAGACTGGACGTAG
- a CDS encoding SDR family NAD(P)-dependent oxidoreductase, with the protein MQTVLVTGAAAGIGRATARRFANSGWRVYAADVDTDGLEGLEGCETATLDVTDGAAVDRLFDRISADVGGLDCVVANAGYCQPGPLEDLPAERLDRQFDVNVHGTLRTITTGLPLLRERDGTAVVVSSTHGRVVTPGMGAYAGSKHAIEGMVDALRIEVADGPVDVTLVEPAWVDTGFSVESDHLLSGFERSDRYADIYDAVEGDALLGGGPLAVSPERVASIIQDAATADDPAARYPVGLPARLVLATRWLPRPVQDLGQRVTIRALAALERVREAIDE; encoded by the coding sequence ATGCAAACCGTTCTCGTTACCGGCGCTGCCGCCGGGATCGGCCGGGCGACAGCCCGCCGGTTCGCGAACAGCGGCTGGCGAGTCTACGCCGCCGACGTCGACACCGACGGGCTCGAAGGGCTCGAGGGCTGTGAGACCGCCACCCTGGACGTGACCGACGGTGCAGCCGTCGACCGACTGTTCGATCGGATCAGCGCCGATGTCGGCGGCCTCGATTGTGTGGTCGCCAACGCTGGCTACTGCCAGCCGGGGCCGCTCGAGGACCTGCCGGCGGAGCGCCTCGATCGGCAGTTCGACGTCAACGTCCACGGGACACTCCGGACCATTACCACTGGACTGCCGTTGCTACGGGAGCGAGACGGGACGGCCGTCGTCGTTTCGAGCACGCACGGCCGCGTGGTCACGCCCGGCATGGGCGCGTACGCGGGATCAAAACATGCAATAGAGGGAATGGTCGACGCCCTCCGGATCGAAGTCGCCGATGGGCCCGTCGACGTGACGCTGGTCGAACCTGCCTGGGTGGACACCGGCTTCAGTGTCGAGTCAGATCATCTCCTGTCCGGCTTCGAGCGGTCAGACCGGTATGCGGACATCTACGACGCCGTCGAGGGGGACGCGTTGCTCGGCGGTGGTCCGCTGGCGGTCTCACCCGAACGCGTGGCGTCAATCATCCAGGACGCCGCGACTGCGGATGATCCGGCTGCCCGGTATCCCGTCGGCCTGCCGGCCAGGCTGGTGCTGGCGACGCGCTGGCTCCCGCGGCCCGTTCAGGACCTGGGCCAACGAGTGACGATCCGAGCGCTCGCGGCGCTCGAACGCGTTCGGGAGGCGATCGACGAATGA
- a CDS encoding 30S ribosomal protein S13 translates to MSAEDPDAAEVEDDEDLRYFVRIGQTDLDGTKSVERALTDMNGIGQRAARIIANDVGIDRRETFGRLEDDQIEAIVDRVEGFADDVPEWLANHRNDFFDGETTHEIGTDLNLTRRQDINRMKMINAYKGVRHKRGQKVRGQRTKSTGRTEGTIGVNVEAIKEEQAEEAAAEEDEE, encoded by the coding sequence ATGAGCGCAGAAGACCCAGACGCGGCCGAAGTGGAGGACGACGAGGACCTCCGCTATTTCGTCCGCATCGGACAGACGGACCTTGACGGCACGAAGTCCGTTGAACGTGCCCTGACAGACATGAACGGTATCGGCCAACGCGCGGCCCGCATCATCGCCAACGACGTCGGCATCGACCGACGCGAGACCTTCGGCCGACTCGAAGACGATCAGATCGAAGCGATCGTCGACCGTGTCGAAGGCTTTGCCGACGACGTGCCCGAGTGGCTCGCGAACCACCGCAACGACTTCTTCGACGGCGAGACGACCCACGAGATCGGGACGGACCTGAATCTCACCCGCCGGCAGGACATCAACCGCATGAAGATGATCAACGCCTACAAGGGCGTCCGTCACAAGCGCGGCCAGAAGGTCCGCGGCCAGCGGACCAAATCCACCGGCCGGACCGAGGGGACCATCGGGGTCAACGTCGAGGCGATCAAAGAGGAGCAGGCCGAGGAAGCGGCCGCCGAGGAGGATGAGGAATAA